AATGGCGTAACTGGCGCAAATAAAACGGCAGCTTGTGTTGCAGATTGTGTAAACCGGCCTGCAAATCCAGGCCCGGAATGTTCGCCAAACGCTCGAGCAGCGCCGCGTTGCCCTCGTTTTGCTCATCCGGGGTTTTATGAACGCGGGCGGGCGGGCTGGGCGGCAAAGGCGGCATCCAGCGTAACATCACGTCGTACAGCACCTCCGGATTCACCGGTTTGGGAATATGGTCATTCATCCCGGCGCTCAGACAGGCGCGCCGATCTTCGTCGAAGGCATTGGCGGTCATGGCCAATATCGGCGTCTTTTCCCGCCCCGGCATACGCCTGATCGCCAGACTGGCGGCCATACCATCCATCTCCGGCATTTGCACGTCCAGCAGAATCAGGTCGTACAACTGTTTGGCGGCCATATCGCAAGCGATCCGGCCGTTTTCGGCCAAATCGACTAGCAAACCGGCGTCTTGCAACAACTCCAACGCCACTTCCTGATTGATCAGATTGTCTTCGGCCAATAACACCCGTCGGCCTTTTAGGCGGGATAAATCCGGATGCCGCGCATCCGCGGGCGCTTTTTGCCGCCATCCCGACAGCACGCCGGCAATCGTATCGTGTAAGGCCGACAGCGTCACTGGTTTGGCAAGATGCCCCACAATCCCGACGCTGTGCAAGTCCTCGGCGCTGCCGTCGTAACTATAGGCGGTCACCAAGACAATTTTCGGTAAGGCCTCGCCGAGGATTTCGCCCATCCGGCGCGCGGTTTGAATGCCGTCCACCCCCGGCATCATCCAGTCCATCAGCACCAGATCGAACGGTGCATCGGCTTGCCGGGCATCGGCAACCTGTTGCACGGCCGCCAAACCGGAATCGGCGACGCTCACCCGCGCCTCGAACCGCGTCAGCATGTGGGCGATGGCTTCGCGGGCCTCGGCCACATCGTCTACCACCAATACTTTTAAACCTTTACGAATATCCGGCTTAGGCAATTGCAGCGCAGAACCCACCGCATACTCGAACGGCAATTCCAGCCAAAACGTACTGCCCTGCCCCAAGTTGCTCTGCACACCCACCGTGCCGCCCATCATTTCGATCAGACGCTTACTGATGGCTAGGCCTAAACCTGTGCCGCCGAAACGCCGCGACGTGGTGGAATCGGCCTGTTCGAAGGCTTGAAACAAACGGCTGCATTGCTCGGCATTCATGCCGATGCCGGTGTCGCTGATTTCGAAGCGAGCCACAATCCCCACCGGATTTTTGGCTAGCAATTTAGCCCGAAACACGATGTGTCCGGCGTCGGTAAACTTGACGGCATTACTGGCAAAATTGAGCAAAATTTGTCCCAGCCGCAGCGCATCGCCCCTTAACACCGCCGGTAGCGCCGGGTCGATACGGTTAATCACTTCCAAACCTTTCTCGGCGGCGCGGTCGCAAATCAGGTCGTTCAAACTTTTGAAAACCTGGTCAAGATCGAAATCGCCGATGTCCAACACCAATTTGCCGGCTTCGATCTTGGAGAAATCCAGAATGTCGTTGATGATGCCCAGCAAATGCTGGGCAGCGACCGAAATTTTCGCCAGCTGTTCACGTTGCTTGGCATCCAGCGTGGTGTTTTGCAGCAAATGCGTCAAACCAATAATCGCGTTCATCGGCGTGCGGATTTCGTGGCTCATATTCGCCAAAAATGCACTTTTTGACACATTGGCCACTTCCGCCGCTTGCATCGCATCGGCCAATTGTTCGGTGCGTTCAACCACCAATTCTTCCAGATGCTCGCGATAGCTCTCCAACTCTTGAAGCATCTGTTTCTTCTCGCTGATGTCGTCCTTGATCGCCATGTAATGGCTAATCCGCCCGTCTTGCTGGCGAATCGGCGCCACGATAGCCGATTCCACAAACTCGCGGCCATCCTTGCGCTTATTGATAAACTCGCCCTGCCAGGACCGGCCGTGCGTCAAATTATCCCAAAGCACCGCAAAATACTCCGGCTTGGTCTTGCCCGATTTAAACAGACTGGCTTTTTGGCCCAACAGCTCGGAGCGCGTGTAGCCGGTGGTCTGGATCACGGCTTCGTTGACGTATTCGATGCGCGCATCCAGGTCGGTGATGACGATGCTCTCCGGGCTTTGCTCGACTACCAGGGATAATTTGCGCAGCGTCTCCTCCGCACGCTTACGCTCGGTGATGTCCATCAACGTTGCCAGTAAATTGTCGCCTATCGTCACCCCGGAGATGATAGCGGTGCGCACGTCGCCGTTTTTACAAGTCACTTGATATTCGTGAGATTCTATCGGTGCCTGCTGCTCGGCCGCGCGCTGCTGCAAATTCTGCCAAGTGTCGAAAACCGTTTGCCGGTAAACCGGATCGGGATACGCATGTTGCCACCAATCCTCGACGGTTGGGATGTCGGACAAGGTATAACCAAAAGTCCGGGCAATAGACTGGTTCAAAGCCAGCATCGTACCGTCGGCGGCGACCAGCGCCATCGGCACCGGCGCCACATCGAACAATTTACGGAAGTTAGCTTCGCTTTCCCGCAGCGCCGCCTTGATACGCTTACGCTCAGTGATGTCGCGGACGATCTTCGACGCGCCGATGACCTTGCCGTCGCCATCTTTGATCGCCGAAATCGTCGAGGCGACCTCGATCCGGCTGCCGTCTTTACGCACCCGCTGGGTTTCGTAATTGCTGATCCGCTCGCCGTTTAAAATCCGCTGGAGCAATTCGGCTTCCGTGATCACCAGTTCGGCGGGAAACAGCAGCGTAATCGGCTGACCAATAATTTCAGCGGCGCTGTAACCGAAGATACGTTCGGCCGCGGGGTTCCAACTGGTAACGATTCCGTCCAAATTTTTGCCGATAATCGCATCGTCGGAAGAATTGACCAGCGCCGCCAACTGGGTACGTTCCGCCACCAAACCCTGCTCAAGCAATACGTTCGCCGCTTTCAGGGCCTGCTCGACCCGCTCACGTTCGGCCACTTCCTGCTGCAACTGGGCGTTGGCCTCGCGTAACTGCGCCGGGCTGGGCAATTGCAGCGCTTTGGGAATCAGCGGTATCAGCACCGCCACCGTTATCACCGAAACTATCGCCGTCACCACTTTGGCAAACGCATCCAGTCCGTAAAGTGGTTCCCAAATCACCACCACATCCATCAGATGCGTCGTACCGCAGGCCAGAATGAACACCACAAACAGCCACAACACCCGGACATACGGAAAATCCTGCCGATGCCGCGCGAAATAACCCAAGGCAACCGGCAGCAAAAAGTAAGACAGAAATATCAGGCCATCGCTGATCACAAAGGTCCACAACAAACCCGGCGACCAGCTCAGGCAATAGCCATGCGGCATAAAATTATTGTCGGTCAGGAACTTTAGAATGTCATTCATGGCAGAAAGATCGGTAATAGTGATTTGCACGATTTAGGGAACTTGAACGACATACCGTCGCCCCGTATCCGTTAGCTAACGCATAACCCGCATTTGGATTCTCTAAATCCGATACAACTAAACATAGCAGCTAGCCCAAACAGCGTAAGGTTTAGCCACTTTTTATGTGGAATTAAACGCTGGCAGCAGGTAGATGGTTGGGGGGAACACGCTTGGATTATTGACCCGGCCTTATTTATCACGGATATGCCGTTCGGGCTGAGTGCTCCGGCGGGAAGACGGGGAATGCCTGATCGAAGGTAAAAGCGAATCGGCGGCTCAGACTGCTTCAATGAGGCCCCGGCGGGAGGCCGGGGAATGCAAAGCTTGCGCGAGATTAGCAACGAAAAGCAAAAGGCGCTTCAATGAGGCCCCGGCGGGAGGCCGGGGAATGCTCAACCGCAGGCGTTCCTCGTAGTGTTGCCGCGTTCGCTTCAATGAGGCCCCGGCGGGAGGCCGGGGAATGCCGTTGGCCGCCGTCGGACCCGGTGAACGCCGCGACGCTTCAATGAGGCCCCGGCGGGAGGCCGGGGAATGCAAAGTGGCCAGCAAAACCCGCGTCAACCGCACTACTGCTTCAATGAGGCCCCGGCGGGAGGCCGGGGAATGCAAAAAGCCTTTGGCAGCGACGAGGCCGTGGCCTTGGTGCTTCAATGAGGCCCCGGCGGGAGGCCGGGGAATGCTGCCGGTAGCAACCCAATCGGAAACGCCGATGCTTATGCTTCAATGAGGCCCCGGCGGGAGGCCGGGGAATGCCTTCGGCCAGCCGGTTGGCGACCGATTAGCCGGACGCTTCAATGAGGCCCCGGCGGGAGGCCGGGGAATGCCCGGCTATTTTTCAGCGATGGCACGGCGGCTTACCTGCTTCAATGAGGCCCCGGCGGGAGGCCGGGGAATGCAGGGTAACGATGGCAAAAATTAGTTGGGAATCATAAGTGCTTCAATGAGGCCCCGGCGGGAGGCCGGGGAATGCAGCGCTTCGCATACTTAGCTTTCCCCCTGTTCCTTGCTTCAATGAGGCCCCGGCGGGAGGCCGGGGAATGCAGGAGAAAAACCCCAGGCCATAGCCAGTGCCGGCCAGGCTTCAATGAGGCCCCGGCGGGAGGCCGGGGAATGCCAGCACTCGATAATCGGAAAAGCGTTCGGAGCTGCTGCTTCAATGAGGCCCCGGCGGGAGGCCGGGGAATGCAAGGCTTCCCACGTCCGATAGGTCGCGGTTTTGGGGCTTCAATGAGGCCCCGGCGGGAGGCCGGGGAATGCAACCCAGCGCCGCATCGATAGTTCGCAACCGAGCGTGCTTCAATGAGGCCCCGGCGGGAGGCCGGGGAATGCACCAGGCACGGGGTTGTTTGGTGAATTGGGCGGATAGCTTCAATGAGGCCCCGGCGGGAGGCCGGGGAATGCGCTCCATTTTTGGCCGGTCACATAGCAAATGCGCTTGCTTCAATGAGGCCCCGGCGGGAGGCCGGGGAATGCGATGCTGTTTTGGCTATCGTCTTTTAATATGAGCAATGCTTCAATGAGGCCCCGGCGGGAGGCCGGGGAATGCGCCCGCCGATATCGGTTTCGGCGCTCACGGCAATACCGCTTCAATGAGGCCCCGGCGGGAGGCCGGGGAATGCCAATCGGGCTAATCAGCGACAGCACTTCACCCGCCACGCTTCAATGAGGCCCCGGCGGGAGGCCGGGGAATGCGGAAGATGTTTGATGAGGCCATCAATTCGCAGTCAATGCTTCAATGAGGCCCCGGCGGGAGGCCGGGGAATGCTTACTTTGCAAGCCCGTCATCATTTATCGCACACCTCGCTTCAATGAGGCCCCGGCGGGAGGCCGGGGAATGCCGCAGTTTCGACGGCATTACTTTTGGCGATTTGGTTAGCTTCAATGAGGCCCCGGCGGGAGGCCGGGGAATGCTTGGAATACGACCTGATCGCCCGCTGCGAGTACCCGGGCTTCAATGAGGCCCCGGCGGGAGGCCGGGGAATGCTGCTCGATGATATTCAACCTGGTACTGAAGAAATTGCTTCAATGAGGCCCCGGCGGGAGGCCGGGGAATGCAAACAATGGCCCGCGCGGCCGATGTTCGCACTAAGGCTTCAATGAGGCCCCGGCGGGAGGCCGGGGAATGCGAGGCTTGCCAATCTCTAAAGACGACAGTTGGTATGGAGCTTCAATGAGGCCCCGGCGGGAGGCCGGGGAATGCACAGGAACAGCAGCAGGAGAATCAACAGCAAGACCAGCTTCAATGAGGCCCCGGCGGGAGGCCGGGGAATGCGACTGAGGATTTTGGAGTATATAACTTGCTAGATTGCTTCAATGAGGCCCCGGCGGGAGGCCGGGGAATGCGATCCGTGGGAACACGGCTGTCAACAATGCGGGGAGGCTTCAATGAGGCCCCGGCGGGAGGCCGGGGAATGCTAATGGTGAAATATTTCGCGGCTGCGAAAGCCGGAAAGCTTCAATGAGGCCCCGGCGGGAGGCCGGGGAATGCCAGGCTGGGTTTAATCGAAGCTTTGGAGCAAGGTTACGCTTCAATGAGGCCCCGGCGGGAGGCCGGGGAATGCAATCAGTAAAATTACTTGGCAATGGCCCAAGGACAGCTTCAATGAGGCCCCGGCGGGAGGCCGGGGAATGCTCGTCTGGTTCAAACTATCGTTAGGGCAGTATGCCGGCTTCAATGAGGCCCCGGCGGGAGGCCGGGGAATGCCTGGCGAGGCTTGAGTTATGGGAAGGCGAAAACCCATTGCTTCAATGAGGCCCCGGCGGGAGGCCGGGGAATGCATTGGTTAGTAGACGTGAGGCCGAACGGCAGCAACGGGCTTCAATGAGGCCCCGGCGGGAGGCCGGGGAATGCTCGCGGAGATATTGCCAAACCGGATTAATTTCCGTTGCTTCAATGAGGCCCCGGCGGGAGGCCGGGGAATGCCAATGCTCTCCGGTTTTCTTGCTTTCTCGCACCATTGCTTCAATGAGGCCCCGGCGGGAGGCCGGGGAATGCTGGGTGGTACGTTGTCGGCATGTCTTTAATGCCTAAGCTTCAATGAGGCCCCGGCGGGAGGCCGGGGAATGCTCGAGTGAAAACAACAATTCAATACTAAGGACGGCAGGCTTCAATGAGGCCCCGGCGGGAGGCCGGGGAATGCGCAATACAGGCAAATCGGCTAGGTGACGTATCGGGATGCTTCAATGAGGCCCCGGCGGGAGGCCGGGGAATGCACCCGCCGGACAAACTTATTCCGGCCGCATCACCGGGCTTCAATGAGGCCCCGGCGGGAGGCCGGGGAATGCCCAGACGGCTTTGTATTTTTCCAAGTCGCCGAATAATCGCTTCAATGAGGCCCCGGCGGGAGGCCGGGGAATGCCAACGCCAAGGCGTTATATACGTCAGTTAAGGTCATGCTTCAATGAGGCCCCGGCGGGAGGCCGGGGAATGCCGTGCAAGCCACATTTAGATTAGTCGCACAGGGTTGAGCTTCAATGAGGCCCCGGCGGGAGGCCGGGGAATGCAGCGCGGGCTGGAGGCCATGGTTGGCGCGGCCTGCGCGGGCCGTTTGCGAGGACTGCGGAAAACGGCCGTTCAACTTTAGCGGAAAAGTCTGCATCGCGCTAATCCAACTTGCTAAGTACCTGATTGTTAAAGAGCAGCCGGCTTGCGAGAGCTGACGGGGTTTTTCGCGGCACCGCAGCGCTCGCAAAGCGGCGGCGGAAAATCCGCATCAGACGATGACCGGCTGCCGTTCCACCACATCGAAATCCTTGCCCAAACTGACCACCGAGGGTTTCACCGTTTCGGCGGGCCCGACGTTGATGATCAGGACATGGTCGTCGCTATGATGGATGATGCCATCCAACAGCGCGATTAATTCCGCATGGCGTTTGCGGCTGAGCCGGCATTGAAAAACCGACAGTTGCAGCCAGTCGCCATAGCCTTTCATCAGCCGAAACACCCGCCGCCAGCGTTTGGCATCGCTGATGTCGTAAGTCACGATATATAAATGTTCGAGGGCAGCCATCAGCGGGTGGTGAAGTTGGGATATTCCGGCAATTCACCGAGCAAATAGCGGCCGAACAAGCGCGCCTGAATCTCGAACACCTGCCGATAATTGGCCTTGTAGCCGAAGATGGGATGCGTTACTTCCTGGCTTAAGCGCCGTTCGAAGGCGGTGATGAAGCGCTTGCGACCGTCTTCGTTCAAGGCCACGCTGCCGGCGGCACAGATAAAGTCGGTGGGCCGCACTTCACCATTATTGATGACTTGCAGCACGGTGGAGTCGGCGATGATGGGCCGAAACGGTTCCATCAAATCCAGCGCCAGCGCCGGCCGGCCGTAACGCGGCTGGTGGTAAAAGCCGCGATACGGGTCCAAACCGACCGCGCTCAGATTCATGGTCCAAGTGCGTACCAGCATGGCATAAGCAAACGACAGCAAGGCGTTGACCGGATCGGTGGGCGGCCGCCGGTTGCGGGTGTTGAAGTCGAAGCTCATCTGCTTGCTGTCGTCCGGTTTTTTGATCAATTTATCGAACGCGCCGAAATACAGGGCCGCCGCCGCGCCTTCGATACCCAACAATTGCGGCAAATCGGCGGCGCGCTGGGACTTGTCAGCCAGGGACTTCAGCGGTTCCAGCAACAGTTCCACCGGCTCGTCGGCGCGCCAATTGCGCCGGGCCTGGGTCCGGCAATTCTGGATTTTGGCGCGCACCAGATTGCGGGCAATTGCCAGACAGGTTTTGTCGTCGAAACTGGCTTTGTACTGGGCGGTGCGCAACTCGACGTTCTTATGGCCGGTGCCGATGGTGTGGCCGACAAACCAGCCGCCGTGACTGTGCCAACTGACCGGAATTTCGCGCTTCATCAAGTCCTGCAAACACGGCGTGGTGATGTAGACGTTGCCCATCACCACCACTTGCGAAGTGTCCACCAGCCGCGCGGTTTGCACTTTTTCGTCGTCGATGCTGATTTCCAGCTCCTCCCCCTTCTTGCCGATCTTGGCCTTCCAGGCCTGCACGTAAACCGGCAAGGCTTCGTCGCGCATCACCGCCAGCGGCCGGGGTTCGAGGTCGGCGTGGCGCAGGTAATTGACTTCGTCCGGCAGGCAGATGCCGACCAAAGAGCAGCCCGAACACTTAGGGCTGTCCTGCAAGGGTTCCGGAATATGGCCGCCGGCGGCGATCAAGCGCAGACCGTTGATGGCATTGGCGGTGAGTTGTTTTAATTCGTCGTCGAAAGCCACCCGCACCCGCTCGCGGCTTTGCACGAAATACAACGCGCCTTCTTCGCAGACATAACCGTGTTCCTGCAACACCATGCCCTGCACGCAAAGCTGCACCCGCTCCGGATCGTAAGCACCGCGCGCCACGTGCGGACGCTTGCCGCGCTTGTAATCGATGGGCGTGACCACGCCGTCCTCGGCTTCGATCAAATCCAGCTTGGCGATTAAGCCTAAACGGTTGGAAGACAGGGTAATCGAGCGGCCATGCAATTTCTCGGCGTCGTCCAACTCGTCGGCTTCCGGAAAGCTTTTGGACGGCTTATCCACCCGGCGATGGGCGTGATCGCCTTCCACGGTATCGGCCGACGCCGCCCATTCGCCCTGCACCCATTCCAGATAAGCCAAGCGCGGGCAGTACTGGTATTCGTTAATCATCCGCGCCGGCAATAAAGGCATGTCGCCGGATAGCTCCGGGAACGGTAGCGGTAGTTCTAGCTGGATGGGGACTTGGTCGTCGGACATGATTCGCTCGATTGCTCTTAAAATTTAGTCAAGCCAAAACGCTTCGATCAATCCGCCTTCGGTATCTAGCAGCCACCACTCCAAGCCTTGCTTGGTGACCATTCGATGCAAAGCATACCCCGGTTGCCAATACTGTAAAACGGCTTCGAGGATTAACGGCGGAATCTCCGGATGATCTAAAGGCACAGGCGCTTCTTCGGGCCAATCGCTTGTCGTTACATCGCACATGTTAAAAAACCAGGTTTGTTATACGTTTTGTCATACAATTTGTCTGTCATTTTGTCTTTTGAAGGAGTCCATCATGCCTGCCATCAGCCTGCGGTTACCCGACGATGTGGAAGCCAACCTAAAAGCCGAAGCCCAATTGGAAGGCAAAAGCCAGTCGGAAATCGCCCGCCTGGCGATCACCGAATACCTGGCCCGCCGCAAACGCGAGCGGTTTATGGCGGAAATGGTGGCGGCGGCACGCGCTTTGGCTAACGATCCGCAAGCCAGGGCGGAAGCGCTGCAAATTGCCGCGGATTTCGACACGGTGGACGATGGTCTCGACCGAATAATTGCTGATGAACGCGCCGCCGGTATCGACCCCGACGAAAAATGGTGGGAATGATGAAACGCGGTGAGGTGTGGACCGCCAATCTGAACCCCGACAAGGGCGCCGAAATCGGCAAAATCAGGCCGGTGTTGGTGTTGCAGGGCGATACGCTGAATACCGGCGGCCTGCCCACCATCGTGGTGGTGCCGCTGACCAGCCAGTTTCGGCCAAACCTGGCCCCGTTGCGGATACCGATTGCACCGCAAGGCCGGTTGAAAGCCGCCAGTTACGTCATGGCAGAACAACTGCGTGCCATCGACCGCTCCCGCTTCGGCGAAGGCCCCCTCACCACCGTCACCGCCGAGGAACTGGCGGCGGTGGAGAAGAGTTTGCGGGGGGTGATGGGGTTGTGGTGAGCCATTATTCATTTGCTTTTACCGGAGTAAACAAACCCAAGCCAAAATGGCAACCAAAGCCCAATGCCAGCGGGCCGGTAACCGGTTCGGCGAAAATCAGTTGCCAGAATGAGCCTCGGGTATCGGGCTGCGCTAGCCCCCTTTTGCTTCGAAAGCGCTGAAAGTCAATCGGCCGAAGTTCGCGGCCATGAGGCTTAATGGTCGGCAACAGCCGGATTTCCGTCGGTTCGGCCAACTGGCGTTCTCGGAATTCCCGCCGAATCTGTGCCGGTATGTCGAAATCTTTTTTGCAGTGCCACGGATGTAGATACGGTGTTCGCGATTGCCAAACACTGGCGGACTGAACGATAGGCGAGACGTTTTCAAAATCTTCACGCTGGCCGATATGCTCCAGCATTAAGCGCCATTCCTGGCCGTCAAAGCCTTTGACCAATTTTAAAGCGCCGAAAACCCGGCGCATGTCGCCGTCGATACCGGCCGGGACGTGAATCAGCACGTGATCGAGCCGGCCGTTGGAGTCGGCTTGCGGCAGGAAAAAGGCGTGGCAGTGGCGGTTATCGGTATTCAAGCCATGCCCGGACAGCAACGGCGGAATCGCGGTTTCGCCCAATGTCCATTTGGCTTTACCCATCACCGCTCGGCGCACGTGCTCGGCAAATCTGATGGTATCCAATTCGCGCATCAGCGGCTTGCCGTAAACGGCGTAACGCACCGTGTCGGCGGACGGGCTTGGTTTAGGTTTGGCGCGGCTGGCAACGCTGCTTTTCAATGCCTGAATCGGGCGCTGATAAAGAATTTTTTGCGCGGCCGGCGGCGCGCTCCAGC
The window above is part of the Methylomonas sp. ZR1 genome. Proteins encoded here:
- a CDS encoding type II toxin-antitoxin system PemK/MazF family toxin, which translates into the protein MKRGEVWTANLNPDKGAEIGKIRPVLVLQGDTLNTGGLPTIVVVPLTSQFRPNLAPLRIPIAPQGRLKAASYVMAEQLRAIDRSRFGEGPLTTVTAEELAAVEKSLRGVMGLW
- the cas2 gene encoding CRISPR-associated endonuclease Cas2; the protein is MAALEHLYIVTYDISDAKRWRRVFRLMKGYGDWLQLSVFQCRLSRKRHAELIALLDGIIHHSDDHVLIINVGPAETVKPSVVSLGKDFDVVERQPVIV
- the cas1 gene encoding CRISPR-associated endonuclease Cas1, with protein sequence MSDDQVPIQLELPLPFPELSGDMPLLPARMINEYQYCPRLAYLEWVQGEWAASADTVEGDHAHRRVDKPSKSFPEADELDDAEKLHGRSITLSSNRLGLIAKLDLIEAEDGVVTPIDYKRGKRPHVARGAYDPERVQLCVQGMVLQEHGYVCEEGALYFVQSRERVRVAFDDELKQLTANAINGLRLIAAGGHIPEPLQDSPKCSGCSLVGICLPDEVNYLRHADLEPRPLAVMRDEALPVYVQAWKAKIGKKGEELEISIDDEKVQTARLVDTSQVVVMGNVYITTPCLQDLMKREIPVSWHSHGGWFVGHTIGTGHKNVELRTAQYKASFDDKTCLAIARNLVRAKIQNCRTQARRNWRADEPVELLLEPLKSLADKSQRAADLPQLLGIEGAAAALYFGAFDKLIKKPDDSKQMSFDFNTRNRRPPTDPVNALLSFAYAMLVRTWTMNLSAVGLDPYRGFYHQPRYGRPALALDLMEPFRPIIADSTVLQVINNGEVRPTDFICAAGSVALNEDGRKRFITAFERRLSQEVTHPIFGYKANYRQVFEIQARLFGRYLLGELPEYPNFTTR
- a CDS encoding PAS domain S-box protein, whose amino-acid sequence is MNDILKFLTDNNFMPHGYCLSWSPGLLWTFVISDGLIFLSYFLLPVALGYFARHRQDFPYVRVLWLFVVFILACGTTHLMDVVVIWEPLYGLDAFAKVVTAIVSVITVAVLIPLIPKALQLPSPAQLREANAQLQQEVAERERVEQALKAANVLLEQGLVAERTQLAALVNSSDDAIIGKNLDGIVTSWNPAAERIFGYSAAEIIGQPITLLFPAELVITEAELLQRILNGERISNYETQRVRKDGSRIEVASTISAIKDGDGKVIGASKIVRDITERKRIKAALRESEANFRKLFDVAPVPMALVAADGTMLALNQSIARTFGYTLSDIPTVEDWWQHAYPDPVYRQTVFDTWQNLQQRAAEQQAPIESHEYQVTCKNGDVRTAIISGVTIGDNLLATLMDITERKRAEETLRKLSLVVEQSPESIVITDLDARIEYVNEAVIQTTGYTRSELLGQKASLFKSGKTKPEYFAVLWDNLTHGRSWQGEFINKRKDGREFVESAIVAPIRQQDGRISHYMAIKDDISEKKQMLQELESYREHLEELVVERTEQLADAMQAAEVANVSKSAFLANMSHEIRTPMNAIIGLTHLLQNTTLDAKQREQLAKISVAAQHLLGIINDILDFSKIEAGKLVLDIGDFDLDQVFKSLNDLICDRAAEKGLEVINRIDPALPAVLRGDALRLGQILLNFASNAVKFTDAGHIVFRAKLLAKNPVGIVARFEISDTGIGMNAEQCSRLFQAFEQADSTTSRRFGGTGLGLAISKRLIEMMGGTVGVQSNLGQGSTFWLELPFEYAVGSALQLPKPDIRKGLKVLVVDDVAEAREAIAHMLTRFEARVSVADSGLAAVQQVADARQADAPFDLVLMDWMMPGVDGIQTARRMGEILGEALPKIVLVTAYSYDGSAEDLHSVGIVGHLAKPVTLSALHDTIAGVLSGWRQKAPADARHPDLSRLKGRRVLLAEDNLINQEVALELLQDAGLLVDLAENGRIACDMAAKQLYDLILLDVQMPEMDGMAASLAIRRMPGREKTPILAMTANAFDEDRRACLSAGMNDHIPKPVNPEVLYDVMLRWMPPLPPSPPARVHKTPDEQNEGNAALLERLANIPGLDLQAGLHNLQHKLPFYLRQLRHFAQRHAAEADNIRHLLAVGDWESAQRAAHSLKSSAATLGITHIRETAEGIEITLKQRAAAAAESLQFPLKQLTEQLAWFIAQILDVLPAEPALQDISPPTYSEEALRAVVEGLRILLEEGNIQSQVYVQNHREQLRQAFGGEGVASLLRHVEVFAFDQALDVLQRDPHL
- a CDS encoding ribbon-helix-helix protein, CopG family, with product MPAISLRLPDDVEANLKAEAQLEGKSQSEIARLAITEYLARRKRERFMAEMVAAARALANDPQARAEALQIAADFDTVDDGLDRIIADERAAGIDPDEKWWE
- the csb2 gene encoding type I-U CRISPR-associated protein Csb2, producing MLTLSLSFPGGRYHATPWGRHVNEADVAWPPDPWRLTRALIATWYRKLDHQLYPETLLTSLLGLLAAEPPHYRLPTAVHSHTRHYMPNRQKSTLIFDAFARIDPTEALIVHWPGCQLNDAQTALLDELLNCIGYVGRAESWVEAKRLGDWSGEPNCFPGSTQIDQETGEIQTEPVHLYAPLTPDAYANFQQQMQSGLALRKLKTSELKSIKKTLPISWLAAVGLDTADLQNAGWSAPPAAQKILYQRPIQALKSSVASRAKPKPSPSADTVRYAVYGKPLMRELDTIRFAEHVRRAVMGKAKWTLGETAIPPLLSGHGLNTDNRHCHAFFLPQADSNGRLDHVLIHVPAGIDGDMRRVFGALKLVKGFDGQEWRLMLEHIGQREDFENVSPIVQSASVWQSRTPYLHPWHCKKDFDIPAQIRREFRERQLAEPTEIRLLPTIKPHGRELRPIDFQRFRSKRGLAQPDTRGSFWQLIFAEPVTGPLALGFGCHFGLGLFTPVKANE